The following proteins come from a genomic window of Polaribacter dokdonensis:
- the rpsJ gene encoding 30S ribosomal protein S10, protein MSQKIRIKLKSYDYNLVDKSAEKIVKTVKSTGAIVNGPIPLPTHKKIFTVLRSPHVNKKSREQFQLAAYKRLLDIYSSSSKTIDALMKLELPSGVEVEIKV, encoded by the coding sequence ATGAGTCAAAAAATTAGAATAAAATTAAAGTCTTACGATTATAATTTGGTAGATAAATCTGCTGAAAAAATTGTAAAGACTGTTAAAAGTACTGGTGCTATTGTTAATGGTCCAATACCTTTACCAACACATAAAAAGATTTTTACGGTTTTACGTTCACCTCACGTGAATAAAAAATCTAGAGAGCAATTTCAATTAGCTGCTTACAAAAGATTATTAGACATTTATAGTTCTTCTTCGAAAACTATTGATGCTTTAATGAAGCTTGAGTTACCAAGTGGTGTTGAAGTTGAAATCAAAGTATAA